In Nostoc sp. CENA543, a single genomic region encodes these proteins:
- a CDS encoding PD-(D/E)XK nuclease family protein, whose amino-acid sequence MSTPERLFVSYHLWSLVAPARGQERWHCHMRRGFIKARQHEPRVKALLANATPPQRIGLLAQKGVYEFHHNRHLLTRSDGVEQVAKLLKLSNSAVQVQQRVLQILKKYYEAPLLLGKRILQLTRGDEGFPKPILIEEKNYSFRLYAAMDCVFIESDAQTLHIVDFKTGKSNFDKRQALVYLLAASYLYPGREAVASFYNLEMRQESELIQLKNNELEALKVDLVKIAQKHQSDIQRYQESSQNFNEIFPPNPGHHCRFCPFQSICDFANTGTPNTGEIKLAHGKTIKTP is encoded by the coding sequence GTCAACCCCCGAACGACTTTTTGTTAGTTATCACCTCTGGTCTTTAGTTGCCCCAGCGAGGGGGCAAGAACGTTGGCACTGCCATATGAGACGGGGGTTCATTAAAGCGCGTCAACACGAACCACGGGTTAAAGCATTATTAGCGAATGCTACTCCACCCCAGCGCATCGGGTTACTAGCGCAAAAAGGTGTTTATGAGTTTCATCATAATCGACATTTGCTAACGCGCTCCGATGGAGTAGAACAGGTTGCTAAACTTTTAAAATTGAGTAATTCGGCTGTGCAAGTGCAACAGCGCGTCCTACAAATTCTCAAAAAATATTATGAAGCACCCTTACTTTTAGGGAAAAGAATTCTGCAATTAACTCGCGGCGATGAAGGTTTTCCTAAACCAATTTTAATTGAGGAAAAAAATTACAGTTTTCGCTTATATGCGGCAATGGACTGTGTTTTTATTGAATCAGATGCCCAAACTTTACATATTGTAGATTTTAAAACTGGCAAATCTAATTTTGATAAAAGACAAGCATTAGTTTATTTATTAGCTGCTAGTTATTTATATCCTGGTAGGGAAGCCGTCGCCTCATTTTATAATTTAGAGATGCGGCAAGAGTCAGAATTAATTCAACTCAAAAATAATGAATTAGAAGCTTTGAAAGTAGACTTAGTCAAAATTGCCCAAAAACATCAATCAGATATCCAGAGATATCAAGAATCATCTCAAAATTTCAATGAAATATTTCCCCCAAATCCTGGACATCACTGTCGATTTTGTCCATTTCAATCAATCTGTGATTTTGCCAATACAGGAACACCAAACACCGGAGAAATCAAATTAGCCCACGGAAAAACTATCAAAACTCCCTAG